The Brachyspira aalborgi genome has a segment encoding these proteins:
- a CDS encoding PepSY-like domain-containing protein → MKQYKYFFIIIALFYNFLNAQDLPKNAFNFMHLVFPDFKINNISLEDDIYKVTLENEAIISFNGYGDWIKIDSSFEPIPQEVLPKKILNSISKNFKNPKIVYANKYDKIYEKLFFEVIIYDKYDIFAIYIKEDGEIIDIHFLKSM, encoded by the coding sequence ATGAAACAATACAAATACTTTTTTATTATAATCGCTTTATTTTATAATTTTCTAAACGCTCAAGATTTGCCGAAAAACGCTTTTAATTTTATGCATTTAGTATTTCCCGATTTTAAAATAAATAATATTTCTTTAGAAGACGATATATATAAAGTGACTCTTGAAAATGAAGCTATAATATCTTTTAACGGATATGGAGATTGGATTAAAATAGACAGTTCTTTTGAGCCGATACCTCAAGAAGTTTTGCCTAAAAAAATTCTTAATTCAATAAGTAAAAATTTTAAAAATCCAAAAATAGTTTACGCTAATAAATACGATAAAATCTACGAAAAATTATTTTTTGAAGTTATTATATACGACAAATACGATATATTTGCGATTTATATAAAAGAAGACGGCGAGATAATCGATATACATTTTTTAAAGTCAATGTAA
- a CDS encoding gamma-glutamyltransferase family protein translates to MNFDFYNNPYPSKRNSIFAKNGMVATSNILASEAGIEILKKGGNAIDSAIATAAALTVVEPTSNGLGGDAFAIIYFKNKIYAINGSGFSPKNLDIEKILSLNLNKIPLYGLIPITVGGIPATWAALNKRFGKLKLIEVLKPAIKYAEEGFAIQPTVALDWKEAFNIYLNASNNNKIEEFKYWFETFTFNGKPPELGDIVKLPYHAKTLKEIGETNSECFYRGEIAEKIDKFMKKHKGYLSKEDLNDYYPEWVEPIKTNYKGYDIYEIPPNGHGITVLMALNILENFEEINLHFQIESLKLAFADAKKYVADIKYMQTSIKEMLSKEYSKKRAKLISINKTLQPKENIFSSGDTVYLATADKDGNMVSFIQSNYTAFGSGIVIPKTGIALHNRGANFSLDRESDNFIAPRKKPYHTIIPGFLCKDNKPIGAFGVMGAFMQPQGHLQILTNMIDENLNPQSSLDKPRWQWVGEKTIEIENNFDNKIANKLSKLGHNIIRKSDKNYFGYFGRGQIIFKNENNILYGACESRADSGISVF, encoded by the coding sequence ATGAATTTTGATTTTTATAATAATCCTTATCCTTCAAAACGAAATTCTATTTTCGCTAAAAACGGAATGGTTGCGACAAGCAATATTTTAGCTTCAGAGGCGGGAATTGAAATTTTGAAAAAAGGCGGAAACGCTATCGATTCTGCAATCGCTACTGCCGCGGCTTTAACCGTTGTAGAGCCTACTTCAAACGGACTTGGCGGAGACGCTTTCGCTATAATTTATTTTAAAAATAAAATTTACGCTATAAACGGAAGCGGATTTTCTCCTAAAAATTTGGATATAGAAAAAATATTATCTCTCAATTTAAATAAAATTCCTCTTTACGGACTTATTCCGATTACAGTCGGAGGAATTCCTGCAACTTGGGCTGCGTTAAATAAAAGATTTGGAAAATTAAAATTAATCGAAGTTTTGAAACCCGCTATAAAATACGCCGAAGAAGGATTTGCAATTCAACCTACTGTCGCATTAGATTGGAAAGAAGCTTTTAATATTTATTTGAATGCATCGAATAATAATAAAATAGAAGAGTTTAAATATTGGTTTGAAACTTTTACTTTTAACGGTAAGCCTCCCGAACTTGGCGATATAGTAAAATTGCCATATCATGCAAAAACTCTTAAAGAAATTGGCGAAACTAATAGCGAGTGTTTTTATAGAGGCGAGATTGCCGAAAAAATAGACAAATTCATGAAAAAACATAAAGGTTATTTGTCAAAAGAAGATTTAAACGATTATTATCCCGAATGGGTTGAGCCGATAAAAACAAATTATAAAGGTTATGATATTTACGAAATTCCGCCAAACGGACATGGAATAACCGTTTTAATGGCTTTGAATATTCTTGAAAATTTTGAAGAGATAAATTTGCATTTTCAAATAGAATCTTTAAAACTTGCATTTGCCGACGCGAAAAAATATGTCGCCGATATTAAATATATGCAAACTTCTATAAAAGAAATGCTTTCTAAAGAATATTCTAAAAAAAGAGCTAAATTAATTTCTATAAATAAAACTTTGCAACCTAAAGAAAATATTTTTTCTTCAGGCGATACTGTTTATTTAGCTACCGCAGATAAAGACGGAAATATGGTTTCTTTTATACAAAGCAATTATACGGCGTTCGGTTCGGGAATAGTAATTCCAAAAACGGGAATAGCTTTGCATAATAGAGGAGCTAATTTTTCATTAGATAGAGAATCCGACAATTTTATAGCGCCTAGAAAAAAACCTTATCATACAATAATACCTGGATTTTTATGCAAAGACAATAAGCCAATAGGAGCTTTCGGAGTTATGGGCGCTTTTATGCAACCGCAAGGACATTTGCAAATATTAACTAATATGATAGACGAAAATTTAAATCCTCAATCTTCTTTAGATAAACCAAGATGGCAATGGGTTGGAGAAAAAACTATAGAGATAGAAAATAACTTCGATAATAAAATAGCAAATAAACTTTCAAAATTAGGACATAATATTATTAGAAAATCCGATAAAAATTATTTTGGATATTTTGGAAGAGGACAGATAATATTTAAAAACGAAAATAATATTTTATACGGAGCATGCGAGTCGAGAGCAGATTCGGGAATTTCCGTTTTTTAA
- the murC gene encoding UDP-N-acetylmuramate--L-alanine ligase produces the protein MFTKKKEKIHFVGIGGIGMSAIASVLNAMGYTITGSDLSKTEKTKSLEKSGIKIFYGHKAKNIEDDIIAVVTSSAISPTNEEIIEAKKKKIMVISRGEMLAELMRLKYGIAISGSHGKTTTTSLISQIMVYADLNPICIIGGNHFNLKSNALCEDLNSEYLVCEADESDGSFLRLSPVINIVTNIDNDHLDYYKNVENLRVAFLEFINKVPFYGCSFLCFEDNVVKDLSKSAVKKYYSYGFSDKYDFYVDKNSIRIETSTTYFTAYYKNKSLGEFEIPLIGNHNILNSLASIGVCYHLDIDTKIIKEGLKTFEGVGRRLNKLYDKEIIIFDDYAHHPTEIKATLSSIKLAYKDRRIIAIFQPHRYSRTELLLNYFKDAFEYADNLIITDIYAAGENEIAGISGETIFDIVKNGNNKTKYIKNIDDIIPELDKMKKDGDIILTLGAGNISRISNEYAKKLLDS, from the coding sequence ATGTTTACGAAGAAAAAAGAAAAAATACATTTTGTAGGAATAGGCGGAATTGGAATGAGCGCGATTGCGAGCGTCCTAAACGCTATGGGTTATACGATAACGGGAAGCGATTTATCAAAAACGGAAAAAACAAAATCTTTGGAAAAAAGCGGAATAAAAATTTTTTACGGACATAAAGCTAAAAATATAGAAGACGATATTATAGCGGTTGTCACTTCTTCTGCTATAAGTCCGACTAACGAGGAGATAATAGAAGCGAAGAAAAAAAAGATTATGGTTATCTCAAGAGGCGAAATGCTTGCCGAACTCATGCGTTTAAAATATGGAATAGCAATTTCAGGTTCTCATGGAAAAACTACTACAACATCTTTAATAAGTCAAATAATGGTTTACGCGGATTTAAATCCCATTTGTATAATAGGCGGAAATCATTTTAATTTGAAAAGCAACGCTCTATGCGAAGATTTGAATAGCGAATATTTGGTTTGCGAAGCCGATGAAAGCGATGGAAGTTTTTTGAGATTATCGCCCGTTATTAATATCGTGACAAATATCGATAACGACCATTTGGATTATTATAAAAATGTTGAAAATTTGAGAGTTGCATTTTTAGAGTTTATAAATAAAGTTCCTTTTTACGGATGCTCTTTTTTATGCTTTGAAGATAATGTCGTTAAAGATTTGTCAAAAAGCGCGGTTAAAAAATATTATTCTTACGGTTTTTCGGACAAATACGATTTTTATGTCGATAAAAATTCTATAAGAATTGAAACTTCAACGACTTATTTTACCGCGTATTATAAAAATAAATCTTTAGGAGAATTTGAAATTCCTTTAATTGGAAATCATAATATTTTAAACTCTCTCGCTTCAATCGGAGTTTGTTATCATTTAGATATTGATACAAAAATTATAAAAGAAGGACTTAAAACATTTGAAGGAGTCGGAAGAAGATTAAATAAATTGTATGACAAAGAAATAATTATATTTGACGATTATGCCCATCATCCGACTGAAATAAAAGCGACTCTCTCTTCGATTAAATTAGCTTATAAAGACAGAAGAATAATAGCGATATTTCAGCCTCATAGATATAGCCGAACGGAATTATTATTAAACTATTTTAAGGACGCTTTTGAGTATGCGGACAATTTAATCATTACCGATATTTATGCGGCGGGAGAAAATGAAATTGCAGGCATAAGCGGAGAGACGATTTTTGATATTGTAAAAAACGGAAATAATAAAACAAAATATATAAAAAATATAGACGATATAATTCCCGAATTAGATAAAATGAAAAAAGACGGAGATATAATTTTAACTTTAGGAGCGGGAAATATTTCAAGAATTAGCAACGAGTATGCTAAAAAATTATTGGATTCTTAA
- a CDS encoding UDP-N-acetylglucosamine--N-acetylmuramyl-(pentapeptide) pyrophosphoryl-undecaprenol N-acetylglucosamine transferase, with amino-acid sequence MNIVLCGGGTAGHITPAISIYDFLKKLGHNPRLVVAQKDYNLIPNHYNFNSININAPGNILKNIAFILKFIPALFKAKEIIKKQKPACIIGMGGFVALPVLYVAKWNHIPIFLCEQNSIPGKVNRIFYKHAKCCYLTFTKSLEYMPKGKVFGNPVREDFFVVNRESARNVMRLKENEKLLVIMGGSQGALKLNELFFECIKPIQSKVENLRIVWLAGPKWANQMIEKVNIAKLNNITVHSYYRDMPTLMHAADFMVSRAGSSSISEILAVNLPSILIPFPYAANNHQYYNALDLSNKDMAYLMEEAELDKDKLSNIIIKNLNNNERLQTMRNNIKKNFTAKSVSSIVADIIDKLETDKIKIKK; translated from the coding sequence ATGAATATAGTATTATGCGGCGGAGGAACGGCGGGGCATATAACTCCCGCAATTTCTATTTACGACTTTTTAAAAAAATTAGGACATAATCCAAGACTCGTTGTCGCTCAAAAAGATTATAATTTAATTCCAAATCATTATAATTTTAATAGCATAAATATAAACGCTCCTGGAAATATATTAAAAAATATAGCTTTTATATTGAAATTTATTCCCGCTTTATTTAAGGCAAAAGAAATAATAAAAAAACAAAAGCCTGCTTGCATAATAGGAATGGGCGGATTTGTCGCTTTGCCCGTTTTATATGTCGCTAAATGGAATCATATTCCGATTTTTTTATGCGAACAGAATTCTATTCCAGGAAAAGTAAATAGAATATTTTATAAACATGCAAAATGTTGTTATTTAACTTTTACTAAAAGTTTGGAATATATGCCTAAAGGAAAAGTTTTTGGAAATCCCGTTAGAGAAGATTTTTTTGTGGTTAATAGAGAAAGCGCAAGAAATGTAATGCGATTAAAAGAAAACGAAAAACTGCTCGTAATCATGGGAGGCTCTCAAGGCGCTTTGAAATTAAACGAATTATTTTTTGAATGCATAAAACCTATTCAAAGTAAAGTTGAAAATTTGCGCATAGTTTGGCTTGCAGGTCCGAAATGGGCAAATCAAATGATTGAAAAAGTTAATATTGCTAAATTAAATAATATAACCGTTCATAGTTATTATAGAGATATGCCGACTTTGATGCATGCGGCGGATTTTATGGTTTCGAGAGCGGGAAGCAGTTCTATAAGCGAGATATTGGCGGTTAATCTTCCTTCGATTTTAATTCCTTTTCCTTATGCTGCAAATAATCATCAATATTATAACGCTTTGGATTTGTCAAATAAAGATATGGCTTATTTAATGGAAGAAGCCGAACTTGATAAAGATAAATTAAGCAATATTATAATAAAAAATTTAAATAATAATGAAAGACTTCAAACAATGCGAAATAATATTAAGAAAAATTTTACTGCAAAATCTGTTTCTTCAATAGTAGCCGATATTATTGATAAATTAGAAACGGATAAAATAAAAATTAAAAAGTAA
- a CDS encoding FtsW/RodA/SpoVE family cell cycle protein, translated as MIRRKLMPDKYLLIIYIALLIAGLLAIYGAQTLHEPNGQYFQNHLHLLIYMLVMTIFILILPDFFNLLDKIVPLLLVVTLLLLVAVLIFGITVPGSYAKRWILIASSFTIQPSEIAKITTTIYLASVLSKKGEKLFDFKKGLFPPLIVLLLISVLILIEPDSGTALLFAMVGFSIFSYAGIPNKTLIISAIFLLALFVIFVFNVPYMKSRVNAYFDPKNQSEEDIYQIRRAKLAFNYGGIYGIPDENIGEISVHLPAALTDFIFASVSQKYGLIGDIIILSLFLSFTIRGFIISSRIKDLFLKNISFGITIFISLQAYLNIMVATLMIPTTGMPLPIISYGRNALAVNMIMFAILLKITQRREL; from the coding sequence ATGATAAGAAGAAAATTAATGCCCGATAAATATTTGCTTATAATATATATAGCGTTATTGATTGCGGGACTTTTGGCAATTTACGGAGCGCAAACTCTTCATGAGCCAAACGGACAGTATTTTCAAAATCATTTGCATTTGCTTATATATATGTTAGTTATGACGATTTTTATTCTTATATTGCCCGACTTTTTTAATCTGCTCGATAAAATAGTGCCTTTATTATTAGTTGTCACTTTATTATTATTAGTCGCCGTTTTAATATTTGGAATAACCGTGCCAGGAAGTTACGCTAAAAGATGGATTTTAATCGCTTCAAGTTTCACAATTCAACCTTCAGAAATTGCAAAGATAACGACTACAATATATTTGGCAAGCGTTTTAAGTAAAAAAGGAGAAAAACTTTTTGATTTTAAAAAAGGTTTATTTCCTCCTCTTATAGTTTTGTTATTAATTTCGGTTCTTATATTGATAGAGCCTGATTCGGGAACGGCTTTATTATTTGCAATGGTTGGCTTTTCAATATTTTCTTATGCGGGCATTCCAAATAAAACTTTAATAATATCCGCTATATTTCTTTTAGCTTTATTCGTTATTTTTGTATTTAATGTTCCGTATATGAAAAGCAGAGTAAACGCTTATTTTGACCCTAAAAATCAATCGGAAGAAGATATTTATCAAATAAGAAGAGCAAAATTGGCTTTTAATTATGGCGGAATTTATGGAATTCCCGATGAAAATATCGGAGAGATTAGCGTTCATTTGCCAGCCGCTTTAACAGATTTTATATTCGCTTCGGTTTCTCAAAAATATGGTTTGATTGGCGATATAATAATTCTATCGCTTTTTTTATCTTTTACTATAAGAGGATTTATTATATCGTCTCGAATTAAAGATTTATTTTTAAAAAATATTTCTTTCGGAATAACTATATTTATAAGTTTGCAAGCATATTTAAATATTATGGTAGCGACTCTTATGATTCCGACAACGGGAATGCCTTTGCCTATAATAAGCTATGGACGAAACGCTTTAGCCGTAAATATGATTATGTTTGCTATTTTATTAAAAATAACTCAAAGGAGAGAGCTATGA
- a CDS encoding toxin A — translation MKLKKINIIAAFFLCFNFVYANINTLFNINLRDLPVFSIYNRAPTNLSTNNTNNITPAKRKHELFIEQTASGGYNPIKFNAETKFYYRMSFYKNRKGFLWDGSKVEFGIENNFSLSSDMVGAYADIRPLSFFGIRAGGYFIIMYDIMNFGYAGFDTNEGIDYSAEALFKKQKYNTFGFMVNVSPYIVFKLNNLVIINNFSFNYIFAGNRNYYYEPRTSILHKQSEIEIMDEAFILANINPIYLGGYYSLTYLFNSKIMTHKLGIAGIIYFNFLKDRLRLNVLLSGGLHVGLPNYNSKTFVEAKASLIYKII, via the coding sequence ATGAAATTAAAAAAAATTAATATTATAGCGGCGTTTTTTTTATGCTTTAATTTTGTATATGCAAATATAAATACCCTTTTTAACATCAATTTAAGAGATTTGCCTGTATTTAGCATATATAATAGAGCGCCTACAAATTTATCTACCAATAATACTAATAATATAACGCCTGCAAAAAGAAAGCATGAACTTTTTATAGAGCAAACCGCTTCTGGAGGTTATAATCCGATTAAATTTAACGCCGAAACAAAATTTTATTATAGGATGTCTTTTTATAAAAATAGAAAAGGTTTTTTATGGGACGGAAGTAAAGTAGAGTTTGGAATTGAAAATAATTTTTCATTGTCTTCAGATATGGTTGGAGCTTATGCGGATATAAGACCTTTATCTTTTTTCGGAATAAGAGCGGGCGGATATTTTATAATTATGTATGATATCATGAATTTCGGTTATGCGGGATTTGATACAAACGAAGGAATAGATTACTCTGCCGAAGCTTTATTTAAAAAGCAAAAATACAACACATTTGGTTTTATGGTTAATGTCTCTCCGTATATTGTTTTTAAGTTAAATAATCTTGTAATTATAAATAATTTTAGCTTTAATTATATTTTTGCGGGAAATAGAAATTATTATTATGAGCCAAGAACTTCAATATTGCATAAGCAGAGCGAAATTGAAATTATGGACGAAGCTTTTATTCTTGCAAATATTAATCCTATATATTTAGGCGGATATTATAGTTTAACATATTTATTTAACTCAAAAATAATGACTCATAAATTAGGAATAGCGGGAATAATTTATTTTAATTTTTTAAAAGACAGATTAAGGTTAAATGTTTTATTATCGGGAGGCTTGCATGTCGGACTTCCAAATTATAACAGCAAAACTTTTGTAGAAGCGAAAGCGTCTTTAATTTATAAAATAATTTAA